A window of the Methyloprofundus sp. genome harbors these coding sequences:
- a CDS encoding transposase, ISKra4 family, translating to MTTIIHNVDGSITVSVTLALEGNMMEMENTILDAVNSVGCVATGEALKCFDTKGTPIIREGVKLTSKNRDSKKYQTPFGIIEIKRHVYQSSKGGHIFCPLEDSAHTIFAATPKFAQQLSHKYSQGNANSVCLDLKNNHNRIIAKSTIQNVTNWVGSIATAQEEKWEYELPELDEPISTIVFSLDGAYVLMANEGYREAMVGNLSLYDCEGERQHTLYLGEAPEYGKASFKERYEHEITCIKARYPDALYLGIADGAKDNWTFLEQHTQQQLVDFYHVTEYLAKASHAIFPKKSTAIDRKKWLSDRCSQLKNDTGAAQTILEELTPLMESRLTKSIKADLETTLTYFKNNIAKNRMNYASHVNKNLPIGSGVTEAACKTLVKQRLCGSGMRWKTKGAKVVLSLRALVQTTNRWQQFWEKIIQGEAQYLMA from the coding sequence ATGACAACTATCATCCACAATGTTGACGGAAGCATCACCGTATCAGTTACTTTAGCTCTGGAAGGCAATATGATGGAAATGGAAAACACGATACTGGATGCGGTCAATAGCGTAGGATGCGTAGCCACAGGCGAAGCTTTAAAATGCTTTGATACAAAGGGTACTCCGATTATAAGAGAGGGTGTAAAACTCACGTCTAAAAACAGAGACAGCAAAAAATATCAAACGCCCTTTGGCATCATTGAAATTAAACGTCATGTTTACCAATCGTCAAAAGGAGGGCATATTTTTTGTCCATTAGAAGACTCGGCGCATACTATTTTTGCAGCGACTCCTAAATTTGCACAGCAATTGTCCCACAAGTATTCCCAAGGAAATGCCAATTCAGTTTGTCTTGATTTGAAGAATAATCACAATCGGATCATTGCCAAATCCACGATACAAAATGTAACGAACTGGGTAGGAAGTATTGCGACGGCACAAGAAGAAAAGTGGGAGTATGAGCTGCCTGAATTAGATGAACCCATTAGTACGATTGTTTTCAGTTTAGATGGTGCTTATGTTTTAATGGCAAACGAAGGTTACCGTGAAGCAATGGTTGGTAACCTGTCTTTGTATGACTGCGAGGGTGAACGCCAGCATACTCTCTACTTGGGAGAAGCGCCTGAATATGGGAAGGCAAGTTTCAAAGAGCGGTATGAGCATGAAATCACCTGCATAAAAGCCCGTTACCCCGATGCACTTTATCTTGGTATTGCGGATGGAGCCAAAGATAACTGGACATTTTTAGAGCAACATACTCAGCAACAATTGGTTGATTTTTATCATGTCACTGAATATTTAGCAAAAGCCTCTCATGCTATTTTTCCAAAAAAATCAACGGCTATTGATCGTAAAAAATGGCTGTCAGATCGTTGTTCCCAACTCAAGAATGACACAGGGGCGGCGCAAACCATTTTAGAAGAATTAACGCCATTAATGGAATCTAGGCTCACCAAATCAATCAAGGCGGATTTAGAAACAACGCTCACCTATTTTAAAAATAATATCGCTAAAAACAGGATGAATTATGCCTCACATGTTAATAAAAATTTACCGATTGGTTCGGGCGTGACAGAAGCAGCTTGTAAAACATTAGTTAAACAGCGGCTTTGTGGCTCAGGTATGAGATGGAAAACAAAAGGAGCTAAAGTTGTATTGAGTTTACGTGCATTAGTTCAAACAACAAATAGGTGGCAACAATTTTGGGAGAAAATTATTCAAGGTGAGGCCCAATATTTAATGGCTTAA